Proteins from a genomic interval of Thermodesulfobacteriota bacterium:
- the lipB gene encoding lipoyl(octanoyl) transferase LipB encodes MSVLTVYNLGRVDYKKALELQLSLLNKIKHDEVGDNLLLLEHPPTFTMGRRGKPEHLLKNQEELKNKGIHFEIVGRGGDITYHGPGQLVGYPILDLSSHRCGIHLFLRNIEEVIINALSDFDITGERKRDYTGVWVRDEKIASIGVGVKKWTTYHGFALNVNTELSYFDMIVPCGIPGIKMTSIKELSGNKMDIDMSEVKDSIIEAFSRVFKMNPRVSKNNSFPL; translated from the coding sequence ATGAGCGTTCTTACCGTTTATAATCTAGGCAGGGTCGATTATAAAAAGGCCCTAGAACTCCAACTATCACTTCTCAACAAAATAAAGCATGATGAGGTTGGGGATAATCTTTTACTGTTAGAGCATCCTCCGACCTTTACAATGGGAAGAAGAGGCAAACCGGAACATCTCCTGAAGAATCAAGAGGAATTGAAGAATAAAGGTATCCATTTTGAAATTGTGGGCAGAGGTGGCGACATCACATATCATGGACCTGGACAATTAGTCGGGTACCCGATTCTGGATCTGAGCAGTCATAGATGTGGCATTCATCTCTTTTTGAGAAACATAGAAGAAGTAATCATCAATGCGCTGAGCGATTTTGATATTACTGGTGAAAGAAAAAGGGATTATACCGGCGTTTGGGTCAGGGACGAAAAGATAGCATCAATCGGTGTTGGGGTAAAGAAATGGACAACATATCATGGATTTGCTCTGAACGTGAATACGGAATTGTCTTATTTCGATATGATAGTACCTTGCGGAATTCCAGGTATTAAAATGACATCGATAAAAGAGCTGTCAGGTAATAAAATGGATATCGATATGTCCGAAGTTAAGGATAGCATAATCGAAGCCTTTTCACGGGTTTTCAAGATGAATCCTCGCGTATCAAAAAATAATTCTTTTCCACTCTAA